Proteins encoded together in one Streptomyces umbrinus window:
- a CDS encoding ABC transporter permease has translation MSTVLETPARAVEPAHPPRSWAAVFALARFEARELRMTIPLFGLSILYVAWIVWDTTQRQGDYPILQDVDRATQSMPLLIGLAVMLGVNRAVLRSHRRDTDRHFDVLVLEPWRRTVAHALSIVPAALFTAVCVLVQFTWAALKPGAAGHGSPAELAVGPLTVLLFGALGVLLARLFRSVFAAPVILVLLLFGMLFVAPSSGSNWTTWLGPVVTESGSSPFPSDLLGRPAGWHVLYLVGLVLLAALVAVLLSGGRTTVVKVAVAGSLALTLVGAVGQSGGTPAGSTAARERATNAPEKVQSCLKHGGSTYCAFPEWRGRTADWAEVVDRVQNLAGGRAGGERLTVRQRIDATSGLETDTLISPSTTPGQVTVGTAWGGNRVPEFAVAAASVLVAGNEKAGSEVCDARMVTIMWLALGGESDPMTALRNVRLDDDVSGSAVVLSPTESFVMSAEQTRIVVELLKKPRYSVAGKVKAKWAELTSPKTSTARVAELLAVPAADKTADGAEADGGACKE, from the coding sequence ATGAGCACCGTTCTCGAGACACCCGCCCGGGCCGTCGAGCCGGCGCACCCGCCACGCTCCTGGGCGGCCGTGTTCGCCCTCGCCCGCTTCGAGGCGCGCGAGCTGCGGATGACCATCCCCCTCTTCGGCCTCTCGATCCTGTACGTCGCCTGGATCGTGTGGGATACCACGCAGCGCCAGGGCGACTATCCGATACTCCAGGACGTCGACCGGGCCACCCAGAGCATGCCGCTACTGATCGGGCTCGCCGTCATGCTGGGCGTCAACCGCGCGGTCCTGCGATCCCACCGGCGGGACACGGACCGCCACTTCGACGTGCTGGTCCTCGAGCCGTGGCGGCGCACGGTCGCCCACGCGCTGTCGATCGTCCCGGCGGCCCTGTTCACGGCGGTGTGCGTCCTCGTCCAGTTCACCTGGGCCGCGCTCAAGCCCGGCGCGGCCGGACACGGTTCGCCCGCGGAACTCGCCGTCGGCCCGCTGACGGTCCTGCTGTTCGGCGCGCTCGGTGTCCTCCTCGCCCGTCTGTTCCGCTCGGTCTTCGCCGCGCCGGTCATCCTCGTCCTCCTGCTCTTCGGGATGCTCTTCGTGGCGCCCTCGTCCGGCTCCAACTGGACGACCTGGCTGGGTCCGGTCGTCACCGAGAGCGGCTCCTCCCCGTTCCCCTCCGACCTGCTGGGCCGCCCCGCCGGCTGGCACGTCCTGTACCTCGTCGGGCTCGTCCTGCTCGCGGCCCTGGTCGCGGTGCTGCTCAGCGGCGGGCGTACGACGGTCGTCAAGGTGGCCGTCGCCGGATCGCTCGCCCTCACGCTGGTGGGTGCTGTCGGCCAGTCCGGCGGCACCCCGGCCGGGTCGACAGCGGCCCGCGAGCGGGCCACCAACGCTCCGGAGAAGGTCCAGTCGTGTCTGAAGCACGGCGGGTCCACGTACTGCGCCTTCCCCGAGTGGAGAGGCCGCACCGCCGACTGGGCCGAGGTCGTCGACCGGGTCCAGAACCTCGCGGGCGGCAGGGCCGGGGGCGAGCGGCTGACCGTACGGCAGCGCATCGACGCCACCTCCGGGCTGGAGACCGACACCCTGATCTCCCCGTCGACCACGCCCGGCCAGGTGACCGTGGGCACGGCCTGGGGCGGCAACCGCGTCCCCGAGTTCGCCGTCGCCGCCGCGTCCGTGCTGGTGGCGGGGAACGAGAAGGCGGGCAGCGAGGTGTGCGACGCCCGCATGGTGACGATCATGTGGCTGGCGCTGGGCGGGGAGTCCGACCCGATGACCGCGCTCCGCAACGTCCGCCTCGACGACGACGTCTCGGGCTCCGCCGTCGTCCTGTCCCCCACGGAATCCTTCGTCATGAGCGCCGAACAGACCCGGATCGTGGTGGAACTGCTCAAGAAGCCCCGCTACAGCGTCGCCGGCAAGGTGAAAGCCAAGTGGGCGGAGCTCACCTCGCCCAAGACGTCGACGGCGCGGGTGGCGGAACTGCTGGCAGTACCGGCCGCGGACAAGACGGCGGACGGCGCGGAAGCGGACGGTGGCGCGTGCAAGGAATGA
- a CDS encoding ABC transporter ATP-binding protein, with the protein MSDLPTTPTVSASGLTLRYGGTAALDDVSVRLGEGVTGLLGPNGAGKTTLLRVLATAVPPDKGAFTVLGNDPGTTAGRQEVRRTLGYLPQAPGFHPDFTAFEFVDYVAILKELTDRTARHREVRRVLDDVALSDVRGKRIKKLSGGMRQRVALAAALVGDPGFLVLDEPTVGLDPEQRMRFRELIARAGEGRTVLLSTHQTEDVAMLCHRVIVMVRGRVRFDGTPAELTARAAGRVWSSTERDPGAWAGWRTGTGSFRNVGEPPEGADLVEPTLEDGYLLTLDGEASEVAAA; encoded by the coding sequence ATGTCTGACCTTCCTACGACGCCGACGGTGTCCGCCTCCGGGCTGACCCTCCGCTACGGCGGAACGGCCGCGCTCGACGACGTGTCGGTGCGGCTCGGCGAGGGCGTCACCGGGCTGCTCGGTCCCAACGGGGCAGGAAAGACCACTCTGTTGAGGGTTCTGGCCACCGCCGTGCCCCCGGACAAGGGAGCGTTCACGGTGCTCGGCAACGACCCGGGCACGACCGCCGGACGCCAGGAGGTGCGGCGCACCCTGGGCTATCTGCCGCAGGCACCCGGCTTCCACCCGGACTTCACGGCCTTCGAGTTCGTCGACTACGTGGCGATCCTCAAGGAGCTGACGGACCGCACCGCCCGGCACCGCGAGGTGCGGCGGGTCCTGGACGACGTCGCGCTGTCCGACGTACGGGGCAAGCGCATCAAGAAGCTCTCCGGCGGGATGCGCCAGCGGGTCGCGCTGGCCGCCGCCCTCGTCGGCGACCCCGGTTTCCTGGTCCTCGACGAGCCGACCGTCGGCCTCGACCCCGAACAGCGCATGCGCTTCAGGGAGTTGATCGCCAGGGCGGGGGAGGGGCGGACCGTGCTGCTCTCCACCCACCAGACCGAGGACGTCGCGATGCTCTGCCACCGCGTGATCGTCATGGTCCGCGGCCGCGTCCGCTTCGACGGCACCCCGGCCGAACTGACCGCGCGGGCGGCGGGCCGGGTGTGGAGCAGCACCGAACGCGACCCGGGCGCGTGGGCGGGCTGGCGCACCGGTACGGGCTCCTTCCGCAACGTCGGCGAGCCCCCCGAGGGCGCCGACCTCGTCGAACCGACCCTGGAGGACGGCTACTTGCTCACCCTCGACGGCGAGGCCTCGGAGGTGGCGGCCGCATGA
- a CDS encoding zf-HC2 domain-containing protein: MTWHVAEDDLRAYARGELAAPMLWSADTHLLACARCRAQLAEVSDPVALDAGWERLDAELDVPRPGFLESLLVRMGVADHTARLLAATPVLRRSWLGAVVAVLVITVIAANAARTPESPAMFLALAPLLPLAGVALSYGPVLDPTYEMAVVSPMHGFRLLLIRTVPVLAVALVLNGLATLALPSYGLRALAWLLPALALTATGLALTPRLGPVLAPGLVGGTWVALLVVAQRTTEETLAPYTAAGQGIAAAVAALAAGLFYLGRDRFDSTSAHTPFAGYSDGGTA, translated from the coding sequence ATGACCTGGCACGTCGCGGAGGACGACCTCCGGGCGTACGCACGCGGTGAGTTGGCGGCGCCGATGCTCTGGTCGGCCGACACCCACCTCCTCGCCTGCGCGCGCTGCCGGGCACAGCTCGCCGAGGTGAGCGACCCGGTCGCCCTGGACGCGGGATGGGAGCGCCTCGACGCCGAACTGGACGTACCGCGGCCGGGGTTCCTGGAGTCGCTGCTCGTCCGGATGGGCGTGGCCGACCACACCGCCAGGCTGCTCGCCGCGACACCGGTGCTGCGCCGGTCGTGGCTGGGCGCGGTCGTCGCCGTACTGGTCATCACGGTGATCGCCGCCAACGCCGCCCGGACGCCCGAGTCCCCGGCGATGTTCCTCGCCCTCGCCCCGCTGCTGCCCCTCGCCGGGGTCGCGCTGTCGTACGGGCCGGTGCTCGACCCGACGTACGAGATGGCCGTGGTGTCGCCGATGCACGGTTTCCGGCTGCTGCTGATCCGCACGGTTCCCGTGTTGGCCGTCGCGCTCGTCCTGAACGGCCTCGCGACCCTCGCGCTTCCCTCGTACGGACTGCGGGCCCTGGCCTGGCTGCTGCCCGCGCTCGCGCTCACCGCGACCGGGCTCGCGCTGACGCCCCGGCTCGGTCCGGTCCTCGCGCCCGGCCTGGTCGGCGGAACGTGGGTCGCCCTGCTGGTGGTCGCGCAGCGGACGACCGAGGAGACCCTCGCGCCCTACACCGCGGCGGGGCAGGGCATCGCGGCCGCCGTCGCCGCACTCGCCGCCGGGCTCTTCTACCTCGGCCGCGACCGATTCGACTCGACCTCCGCGCACACACCGTTCGCGGGCTACTCGGACGGAGGCACCGCGTGA
- a CDS encoding RNA polymerase sigma factor codes for MRETRSDGDLLRAIAADSDRRAFEELYRRYAPWLGARLRGRCADAGIVDDVVQETFLAVWRGSARYREEGTTGDVAGWLWRIGSRRLIDALRGDGARGRLRQALGRLRHRDEASAEERVLAGVEHGDLAGALVRLSPELRAVLQATVIDGLTTREAAVLLGIPPGTVKTRALRARKQLREELA; via the coding sequence GTGAGGGAAACGAGAAGCGACGGGGATCTGCTGCGGGCCATCGCGGCGGACAGTGACCGGCGCGCCTTCGAAGAGCTGTACCGGCGGTACGCGCCGTGGCTCGGAGCACGGCTGCGCGGGCGGTGCGCGGACGCGGGGATCGTCGACGACGTCGTACAGGAGACGTTCCTCGCGGTCTGGCGCGGCAGTGCCCGCTACCGCGAGGAGGGCACCACCGGAGATGTCGCCGGCTGGCTGTGGCGCATCGGCTCGCGGCGGCTGATCGACGCGCTGCGGGGCGACGGCGCGCGGGGCCGGCTGCGGCAGGCGCTCGGGCGCCTGCGGCACCGGGACGAGGCGTCCGCGGAGGAGCGCGTGCTCGCGGGGGTGGAGCACGGGGACCTCGCGGGCGCCCTGGTCCGGCTGTCGCCGGAGCTGCGGGCGGTCCTCCAGGCCACGGTCATCGACGGGCTGACCACCAGGGAGGCGGCCGTCCTGCTCGGCATCCCGCCGGGGACGGTCAAGACACGGGCCCTCAGGGCCCGCAAGCAGCTGCGGGAGGAGTTGGCATGA
- a CDS encoding GntR family transcriptional regulator, with product MVEYRIDRRSGVATYVQIVQQTKQALRLGVLEPGDKLPTAREVVEATAINPNTVLKAYRELEREGLVEARRGLGTFVRRSLGATPADHTALRSKLTVWLDEARKEGLEREDISALFASALDEKCPEGER from the coding sequence GTGGTCGAGTACCGCATCGACCGGCGCAGCGGTGTCGCCACGTACGTCCAGATCGTCCAGCAGACCAAACAGGCCCTGCGTCTTGGCGTCCTCGAACCGGGCGACAAGCTCCCCACGGCCCGTGAGGTCGTGGAGGCCACCGCGATCAATCCGAACACCGTCCTGAAGGCCTACCGCGAGCTGGAGCGCGAGGGCCTGGTCGAGGCCAGACGCGGCCTCGGCACGTTCGTACGGCGCTCGCTGGGCGCCACTCCCGCCGACCACACAGCCCTGCGTTCGAAGCTGACCGTCTGGCTGGACGAGGCACGCAAGGAAGGCCTGGAGCGCGAGGACATCAGCGCGCTCTTCGCCTCCGCACTGGACGAGAAATGCCCTGAGGGGGAGCGATGA
- a CDS encoding ABC transporter ATP-binding protein, with translation MNRVGEGTALTAVGLGKRYRRRRGHVLRDCSFRLPTGRICALVGPNGAGKSTLLQLAAGLIRPTEGTLTVLGTSPAAARERFAYVGQGKPLPPQLTVAATLRLGAELNRARWDGPAAERIAYGHPTPQGPRDGALDPTARIRSLSGGQRTRVALALAFGKRPELMLLDEPMADLDPLARRELLGALLGEAAEHGTTIVMSSHVVAELEGVCDHLLLMGGGRIRLGGDPEELLAAHTLVTGPARDLTGHTVVESRDTGRQLTALIRPGGPLSDDWQTAAPTLEELLLAHLRDPKAPDLFTEDTAAGEEKGEREAEKTEAAGETGEDQENEENARA, from the coding sequence ATGAACAGGGTTGGGGAAGGGACCGCGCTGACAGCGGTCGGACTGGGCAAGCGGTATCGGCGCCGACGCGGCCATGTGCTGCGGGACTGCTCGTTCCGGCTGCCGACCGGGCGGATCTGCGCCCTGGTCGGCCCGAACGGCGCGGGCAAGTCGACCCTCCTGCAACTGGCGGCCGGTCTGATACGCCCCACCGAGGGCACCCTGACCGTCCTCGGCACCAGCCCCGCCGCGGCCCGCGAGCGCTTCGCGTACGTCGGCCAGGGCAAACCGCTGCCGCCCCAGCTCACCGTCGCCGCCACGCTCCGCCTCGGCGCCGAGCTGAACCGCGCCCGCTGGGACGGGCCGGCCGCGGAACGCATCGCGTACGGACACCCCACTCCGCAGGGCCCGCGGGACGGCGCCCTCGACCCCACCGCGAGGATCCGCTCCCTCTCCGGCGGCCAGCGCACCCGCGTCGCCCTGGCCCTGGCCTTCGGCAAGCGGCCCGAGCTGATGCTGCTGGACGAGCCGATGGCCGACCTCGACCCGCTGGCCCGGCGCGAACTCCTCGGAGCACTGCTGGGCGAGGCCGCCGAGCACGGCACGACGATCGTGATGTCCTCGCACGTCGTCGCCGAGCTGGAGGGCGTCTGCGACCACCTGCTCCTCATGGGCGGCGGCCGGATCCGCCTCGGCGGCGACCCCGAAGAGCTGCTCGCCGCGCACACCCTGGTCACCGGCCCGGCGCGCGACCTCACCGGCCACACCGTCGTCGAGTCCCGAGACACGGGCCGCCAGCTCACCGCCCTGATCCGCCCAGGCGGCCCACTGTCCGACGACTGGCAGACCGCCGCGCCCACCCTGGAGGAGCTGCTCCTGGCCCACCTCCGCGACCCGAAGGCACCCGACCTGTTCACCGAGGACACCGCAGCGGGCGAGGAGAAGGGCGAGCGCGAGGCGGAAAAGACCGAAGCGGCCGGAGAGACCGGAGAAGACCAGGAGAACGAGGAGAACGCGCGCGCATGA
- a CDS encoding RNA degradosome polyphosphate kinase → MSQPNASAQVQHPQPSVGSIAAHRPHTVAANVSDLEPDLDADLDAYEDTVQDGVQLPQGRFLDRERSWLAFNERVLELAEDPNTPLLERANFLAIFASNLDEFFMVRVAGLKRRIHTGVATRSASGLQPREVLEMIWARSRELMARHAACYQEDVAPQLAEEGIHLVRWSELTEKEQARLFTLFRHQIFPVLTPLAVDPAHPFPYISGLSLNLAVVVRNPVSGHRHFARVKVPPLLSRFLEASPDRYVPIEDVIAAHLEELFPGMEVLEHHTFRVTRNEDLEVEEDDTESLLQALEKELMRRRLGPPVRLEVEESIDRYVLDLLVRELKITEAEVYPLPGPLDLTGLFGIGKLDRPELKYPKFVAGTHRDLAEVESASAPDIFAALRERDVLLHHPYDSFSTSVQAFLEQAAEDPDVLAIKQTLYRTSGDSPIVDALIEAAESGKQVLVLVELKARFDEQANIKWAKKLEEAGCHVVYGLVGLKTHCKLSLVVRQEGETLRRYCHVGTGNYHPKTARLYEDLGLLTADPQVGADLSDLFNRLSGYSRRETYRRLLVAPKSLRDGLIARINKEVQHHRAGRPAYVRIKVNSMVDEALIDSLYRASEAGVPVDVWVRGICAVRPGVPGLSENIRVRSILGRFLEHSRVFGFGNGGEPEVWIGSADMMHRNLDRRIEALVRITDPAHRAALSRLFETGMSDSTSSWHLGPDGEWTRHATDADGQPLRNVQEMLIDARRRRRGTATP, encoded by the coding sequence ATGAGTCAGCCCAACGCCAGCGCACAGGTCCAGCACCCGCAGCCGTCCGTCGGCTCCATAGCCGCGCACCGCCCGCACACGGTGGCCGCGAACGTCTCCGACCTGGAGCCCGACCTCGACGCCGACCTCGACGCGTACGAGGACACGGTGCAGGACGGCGTCCAGCTTCCGCAGGGCCGTTTCCTCGACCGGGAGCGCAGCTGGCTCGCGTTCAACGAACGGGTCCTCGAACTCGCCGAGGATCCGAACACGCCCCTCCTCGAACGGGCGAACTTCCTGGCGATCTTCGCCAGCAACCTGGACGAGTTCTTCATGGTCCGCGTGGCCGGCCTGAAGCGCCGCATCCACACCGGCGTGGCCACCCGCTCCGCCTCGGGGCTCCAGCCCCGTGAGGTGCTGGAGATGATCTGGGCCCGCTCCCGTGAGCTCATGGCCCGGCACGCCGCCTGCTACCAGGAGGACGTGGCCCCCCAGCTCGCCGAGGAGGGCATCCACCTCGTCCGCTGGAGCGAGCTGACCGAGAAGGAGCAGGCCCGCCTCTTCACGCTCTTCCGCCACCAGATCTTCCCGGTGCTGACCCCGCTGGCGGTCGACCCCGCGCACCCCTTCCCGTACATCTCGGGCCTGTCGCTGAACCTGGCCGTGGTCGTACGGAACCCGGTCTCCGGCCACCGCCACTTCGCGCGCGTCAAGGTCCCGCCGCTGCTCTCCCGCTTCCTGGAGGCCTCCCCGGACCGCTACGTCCCCATCGAGGACGTCATCGCGGCCCACCTGGAGGAGCTCTTCCCGGGCATGGAGGTCCTGGAGCACCACACGTTCCGCGTCACCCGGAACGAGGACCTGGAGGTCGAGGAGGACGACACCGAGAGCCTTCTCCAGGCCCTGGAGAAGGAACTCATGCGGCGCCGCCTCGGACCGCCGGTGCGCCTGGAGGTCGAGGAGTCCATCGACCGGTACGTACTCGACCTGCTGGTACGGGAGTTGAAGATCACCGAGGCCGAGGTGTACCCGCTGCCGGGCCCCCTGGACCTCACCGGCCTCTTCGGCATCGGCAAGCTCGACCGGCCCGAGCTGAAGTACCCGAAGTTCGTCGCGGGCACCCACCGCGACCTCGCGGAGGTCGAGTCGGCGTCGGCGCCGGACATCTTCGCGGCGCTCAGGGAGCGGGACGTACTCCTCCACCACCCGTACGACTCCTTCTCCACCTCCGTCCAGGCCTTTCTGGAGCAGGCGGCCGAGGACCCGGACGTCCTCGCCATCAAGCAGACCCTGTACCGGACCTCCGGCGACTCCCCGATAGTCGACGCGCTCATCGAGGCCGCCGAGTCCGGCAAGCAGGTGCTGGTCCTGGTCGAGCTCAAGGCCCGCTTCGACGAGCAGGCCAACATCAAGTGGGCGAAGAAGCTGGAGGAGGCGGGCTGCCACGTGGTCTACGGCCTCGTCGGCCTGAAGACCCACTGCAAGCTGTCCCTCGTCGTGCGCCAGGAGGGCGAGACACTCCGCCGCTACTGCCACGTCGGCACGGGCAACTACCACCCGAAGACCGCCCGGCTGTACGAGGACCTGGGACTCCTGACCGCCGACCCACAGGTAGGCGCGGACCTCTCGGACCTCTTCAACCGGCTCTCCGGCTACTCCCGCCGCGAGACCTACCGCCGGCTGCTCGTCGCGCCCAAGTCCCTGCGCGACGGCCTGATCGCCCGTATCAACAAGGAGGTCCAGCACCACCGTGCCGGACGTCCCGCCTACGTCCGCATCAAGGTCAACTCCATGGTGGACGAGGCGCTCATCGACTCCCTCTACCGCGCGTCCGAGGCGGGCGTGCCGGTGGATGTGTGGGTGCGCGGAATCTGCGCCGTACGACCGGGAGTCCCGGGCCTGTCCGAGAACATACGCGTACGGTCCATCCTCGGCCGCTTCCTCGAACACTCCCGGGTCTTCGGCTTCGGCAACGGAGGCGAGCCTGAGGTGTGGATCGGCAGCGCCGACATGATGCACCGCAACCTCGACCGCCGTATCGAAGCCCTGGTCAGGATCACCGACCCCGCTCATCGGGCGGCCCTCAGCCGGCTGTTCGAGACCGGCATGTCCGACTCCACTTCCTCCTGGCATCTCGGCCCCGACGGCGAATGGACCCGGCACGCGACCGACGCCGACGGCCAGCCGCTGCGCAACGTCCAGGAGATGCTCATAGACGCCCGGAGGCGCCGGCGTGGCACAGCAACACCTTGA
- a CDS encoding CHAD domain-containing protein, translating into MAQQHLDPTAGPVAGDTLAAYLQAQATEFLRALRQHRETGGATATATNGTEEAVDAARALRRSARRISGTLHTFRPLLDEGWSEGMRPELAWLSGTLAREHAYGARLERLLAALHRLSGSSAFPAQASDPGTHPGARAQLPSEKGALTVGAAKAGALLERQLTLARTRAHSAALQALGSSRFHAVADNVAVLASEVPLTSSASVTGLKPLAAAADERLCDAVAGLPLITAGHPYNAEALIHGLSADTAPQPQDAPWHQVRLLLRLHRYAREVLFGDEAPVDVRLLTAGQALDRHRDAAEAAAAAASAARTPRIAPATAYALGVLHADQRHEVEAARFAFQRAWLRETVGTP; encoded by the coding sequence GTGGCACAGCAACACCTTGACCCCACGGCCGGACCCGTGGCCGGGGACACCCTGGCGGCCTATCTCCAGGCCCAGGCCACGGAGTTCCTCCGCGCGCTGCGCCAGCACCGCGAGACCGGCGGTGCGACGGCGACGGCGACGAATGGGACGGAGGAGGCCGTGGACGCGGCGCGCGCCCTGCGCCGCTCGGCGCGCCGCATCAGCGGCACGCTGCACACGTTCCGGCCGCTCCTCGACGAGGGCTGGTCGGAGGGCATGCGCCCCGAACTGGCCTGGCTGTCGGGGACGTTGGCCCGCGAGCACGCGTACGGGGCCCGGCTGGAACGCCTGTTGGCGGCCCTGCACCGCCTGTCGGGCTCGTCGGCGTTTCCGGCCCAGGCCTCGGATCCCGGCACGCATCCCGGCGCTCGCGCCCAACTCCCCTCTGAGAAAGGCGCCTTGACCGTCGGAGCGGCCAAGGCGGGCGCCCTTCTGGAGCGCCAGCTGACGTTGGCCCGGACGCGCGCCCACTCCGCCGCGCTGCAAGCGCTCGGCTCCTCCCGTTTCCACGCCGTCGCCGACAACGTCGCCGTCCTCGCCAGCGAGGTCCCGCTGACCTCGTCCGCGTCCGTCACCGGCCTCAAGCCCCTGGCCGCCGCCGCGGATGAGCGCCTCTGCGACGCGGTGGCCGGGCTGCCCCTGATCACCGCGGGCCACCCCTACAACGCGGAGGCCCTCATCCACGGCCTCTCCGCCGACACGGCCCCGCAGCCCCAGGACGCCCCCTGGCACCAGGTCCGGCTCCTGCTGCGCCTGCACCGCTATGCGCGCGAGGTCCTGTTCGGCGACGAAGCCCCGGTGGACGTACGCCTGCTGACGGCGGGTCAGGCCCTGGACCGGCACCGCGATGCGGCCGAGGCCGCCGCGGCGGCGGCCTCCGCGGCCCGCACCCCGCGGATCGCCCCGGCGACGGCGTACGCCCTCGGGGTGCTGCACGCGGACCAGCGACACGAGGTGGAAGCGGCCAGGTTCGCGTTCCAGCGGGCCTGGCTGAGGGAGACGGTCGGCACTCCGTGA
- a CDS encoding NUDIX hydrolase, whose protein sequence is MGGPVDVTNGDPVLAAGCVLWRRSPFDGELEICLVHRPKYDDWSHPKGKLKRSEEALAGAVREVEEETGYRCATGPRLATLHYMANDRPKQVSYWAAEATEGRFAPNREVDRILWLSPTGARHRLTQPRDKDLVDELLAVLRHA, encoded by the coding sequence ATGGGAGGCCCGGTGGACGTGACGAACGGAGACCCCGTGCTCGCGGCGGGCTGCGTACTGTGGCGCCGCTCGCCGTTCGACGGCGAACTGGAGATCTGTCTGGTCCACAGGCCGAAGTACGACGACTGGTCGCATCCGAAGGGCAAGCTGAAACGCTCCGAGGAAGCGCTGGCGGGCGCGGTGCGCGAGGTGGAGGAGGAGACCGGCTACCGGTGCGCCACCGGACCGCGGCTCGCCACGCTCCACTACATGGCCAACGACCGCCCCAAGCAGGTCAGTTACTGGGCGGCCGAGGCGACGGAGGGGCGCTTCGCGCCCAACCGGGAGGTCGACCGCATCCTCTGGCTCTCCCCGACGGGGGCGCGGCATCGGCTGACCCAGCCCCGCGACAAGGATCTTGTCGACGAGTTGCTGGCTGTGCTGCGGCACGCGTAG
- a CDS encoding metal-sensitive transcriptional regulator: protein MTTTEAGATVPSGEAPEAGAQEIVTDHDRGIHGYHKQKDEHLKRLRRIEGQIRGLQRMVDEDVYCIDILTQVSASTKALQSFALQLLEEHLRHCVADAALKGGTEIDAKVEEATKAIGRLLRT from the coding sequence ATGACGACCACCGAGGCCGGCGCCACAGTGCCCTCCGGTGAGGCGCCGGAGGCCGGGGCCCAGGAGATCGTGACCGACCACGACCGCGGGATCCACGGCTACCACAAGCAGAAGGACGAGCACCTCAAGCGGCTGCGGCGTATCGAGGGCCAGATCCGTGGCCTGCAGCGCATGGTCGACGAGGACGTCTACTGCATCGACATACTCACCCAGGTCTCGGCCTCCACCAAGGCGCTCCAGTCGTTCGCCCTGCAGCTCCTGGAGGAGCACCTTCGTCACTGCGTCGCGGACGCGGCCCTCAAGGGCGGCACGGAGATCGACGCGAAGGTGGAAGAGGCTACGAAGGCGATCGGGCGGCTCCTGCGGACGTGA
- a CDS encoding DUF47 domain-containing protein, translating into MRFRLTPRETSFYDMFAASADNIVTGSKLLMELLGADASGRAEIAERMRAAEHAGDDATHAIFHQLNSSFITPFDREDIYKLASSLDDIMDFMEEAVDLVVLYNVEDLPKGVEQQIEVLARAAELTAEAMPNLRTMDNLTEYWIEVNRLENQADQIHRKLLAMLFNGKYEAIEVLKLKQIVDVLEEAADAFEHVANTVETIAVKES; encoded by the coding sequence GTGCGATTTCGTCTGACCCCCAGGGAGACGAGCTTCTACGACATGTTCGCCGCATCCGCGGACAACATCGTCACGGGCTCGAAGCTCCTGATGGAACTGCTCGGGGCGGACGCCTCCGGCCGGGCCGAGATCGCCGAGCGTATGCGGGCCGCGGAACACGCCGGTGACGATGCCACGCACGCGATCTTCCACCAGCTGAACTCCTCGTTCATCACGCCGTTCGACCGCGAGGACATCTACAAACTCGCCTCGTCCCTCGACGACATCATGGACTTCATGGAGGAGGCCGTCGACCTGGTCGTCCTCTACAACGTCGAGGATCTCCCGAAGGGCGTCGAGCAGCAGATCGAGGTACTGGCGCGGGCGGCCGAGCTGACCGCCGAGGCCATGCCGAACCTGCGGACGATGGACAACCTCACGGAGTACTGGATCGAGGTCAACCGCCTGGAGAACCAGGCCGACCAGATCCACCGCAAGCTGCTGGCCATGCTGTTCAACGGCAAGTACGAGGCCATCGAGGTACTGAAACTCAAGCAGATCGTGGACGTCCTCGAAGAGGCCGCCGACGCCTTCGAGCACGTGGCCAACACGGTGGAGACCATCGCGGTCAAGGAGTCCTGA